Proteins encoded by one window of Sphingomonas ginkgonis:
- the metX gene encoding homoserine O-succinyltransferase MetX, with the protein MTLSVLSPRSLELNDASVEAECRPAPVVLHEVPLPVELARYGDKVRAALAGNPLGEPVVVLGGISADACPLVRPDGRAGWWPRFVGPGGAVDPALHRIIGLDFAADESGDFAPSTADQADVVLAALDALGSERPVAFVGASYGAMVGLALAERAPERVARLVVISAACAPHPASTAIRELQRRVVCMGLRNGCGEEALTIARGMGMMTYRTPQEFAERFEGGIEAAESRSCSAPGDYLRSRGDAFLSVMSPGRFLSLSASIDRHRIDPARIGAPTLLIGVTSDQLVSTAQMETLSRRLGGPAELHFIDSLYGHDAFLKEADRMAEIARPFLAPAA; encoded by the coding sequence ATGACGCTGTCCGTCCTGTCACCGCGATCGCTGGAGCTGAACGACGCAAGCGTCGAGGCCGAGTGTCGGCCCGCGCCCGTCGTTCTTCACGAGGTTCCGCTGCCGGTCGAGCTCGCCCGTTACGGCGACAAGGTCCGCGCCGCGCTGGCCGGCAACCCGCTCGGCGAGCCGGTGGTAGTGCTGGGCGGCATCTCCGCCGATGCCTGCCCTCTGGTCCGCCCCGATGGTCGGGCCGGCTGGTGGCCGCGCTTCGTCGGTCCGGGCGGTGCCGTCGACCCGGCGCTGCACCGGATCATCGGGCTCGACTTCGCGGCCGACGAGAGCGGTGACTTCGCGCCCTCCACCGCCGACCAGGCCGACGTGGTGCTGGCGGCGCTTGATGCACTGGGGAGCGAGCGACCCGTCGCCTTTGTCGGGGCCTCCTACGGCGCGATGGTCGGGCTGGCGTTGGCCGAGCGCGCTCCGGAGCGGGTGGCCCGGCTGGTGGTCATCTCCGCCGCCTGTGCCCCGCATCCCGCCTCCACCGCCATCCGCGAGCTGCAGCGGCGGGTCGTCTGCATGGGGCTGCGCAACGGCTGCGGCGAGGAAGCGCTGACCATCGCCCGCGGCATGGGAATGATGACCTACCGCACGCCGCAGGAGTTCGCCGAGCGGTTCGAAGGCGGGATCGAGGCGGCGGAGAGCCGCAGCTGCTCCGCGCCGGGCGATTATCTCCGCAGCCGCGGCGATGCCTTTCTTTCGGTCATGTCCCCGGGACGCTTTCTCAGCCTGTCCGCCTCGATCGACCGCCACCGGATCGACCCGGCCCGGATCGGCGCGCCGACCCTGCTGATCGGGGTGACGAGTGACCAGCTGGTCAGCACCGCGCAGATGGAGACGCTCTCGCGCCGGCTCGGCGGGCCGGCCGAGCTCCACTTCATCGATTCCCTTTACGGCCACGACGCTTTCCTCAAAGAAGCGGATCGCATGGCCGAGATCGCCCGCCCCTTCCTGGCCCCCGCCGCTTGA
- the aroC gene encoding chorismate synthase, translated as MSLNSFGHLLRFTTWGESHGPAIGAVVDGCPPGLQLSEADIQPWLDRRRPGTSRFTTQRREPDQVRILSGVFEGRTTGTPISLLIENEDQRSKDYSEVAQAYRPGHADITYDAKYGLRDWRGGGRSSARETASRVAAGAVARLVIPEVSIRAYLVELGGDPIDRAAFDEAQIEANPFHCPDAAAAERWAEAVDAARKDGSSLGAVVECVATGVPAGWGAPLYAKLDAELAGAMMGINAVKGVEIGDGFGAARLRGEQNADPIRPGPAFDSNHSGGILGGISTGQPVVVRVAFKPTSSILTPVPTIGRDGQATEIATKGRHDPCVGIRGAPVVEAMMALVLADQKLLHRGQCG; from the coding sequence ATGAGCCTCAACAGCTTCGGTCACCTGCTGCGCTTCACGACCTGGGGCGAGAGCCACGGGCCGGCGATTGGCGCGGTGGTCGACGGCTGCCCGCCGGGCCTGCAACTGAGCGAAGCGGACATTCAGCCCTGGCTCGACCGGCGCCGTCCGGGCACCAGCCGCTTCACCACACAGCGCCGCGAGCCCGACCAGGTGCGGATCCTGTCCGGCGTGTTCGAGGGCCGGACCACGGGCACCCCGATCAGTCTGTTAATCGAGAACGAGGACCAGCGCTCCAAGGATTATTCGGAGGTGGCGCAGGCTTATAGGCCGGGACACGCCGACATCACTTACGACGCCAAGTACGGGCTTCGCGATTGGCGCGGCGGCGGGCGGAGCAGCGCGCGGGAGACGGCGTCGCGAGTGGCAGCAGGCGCGGTGGCGCGGCTGGTGATCCCCGAGGTGAGCATCCGTGCCTATCTGGTCGAGCTCGGCGGCGATCCGATCGACCGGGCCGCCTTCGACGAGGCGCAGATCGAGGCCAACCCCTTCCACTGCCCCGATGCGGCGGCGGCGGAGCGCTGGGCTGAGGCGGTCGACGCCGCTCGCAAAGACGGATCGTCGCTGGGCGCGGTGGTCGAATGTGTCGCGACGGGCGTGCCGGCCGGCTGGGGCGCGCCGCTCTACGCCAAGCTCGACGCCGAGCTCGCGGGGGCGATGATGGGGATCAACGCGGTCAAGGGCGTGGAAATCGGCGACGGGTTCGGCGCGGCGCGGCTGCGCGGCGAGCAGAACGCCGACCCGATCCGCCCCGGCCCCGCATTCGACAGCAATCATTCGGGCGGGATCCTCGGCGGCATCTCGACCGGCCAGCCGGTGGTCGTGCGGGTCGCGTTCAAGCCGACCTCGTCGATCCTGACGCCGGTGCCGACCATCGGGCGCGACGGACAAGCCACCGAGATCGCGACCAAGGGACGGCATGATCCCTGCGTCGGGATCCGGGGCGCGCCGGTGGTCGAGGCGATGATGGCGCTGGTTCTCGCCGACCAGAAGCTGCTTCACCGCGGCCAGTGCGGATGA
- the moaB gene encoding molybdenum cofactor biosynthesis protein B — protein sequence MPGIDESLIFHPLRIAVLTISDTRDEATDRSGALLAERLTAAGHALADKRIVTDEVTAIRGAIEPWIADEGVDVIVTTGGTGFAPRDVTPEAVKPLFRREMDGFSVVFHQASLETVGVATLQSRAFAGQAGDTFIFCLPGSTGACRDGWDRVLAFELDSRHRPCSLAGQIPRLRDHCA from the coding sequence ATGCCGGGAATTGACGAGAGCCTGATCTTCCACCCGCTGCGGATTGCGGTGCTGACGATCAGCGACACGCGGGACGAGGCGACCGACAGGTCGGGGGCGCTGCTCGCCGAGCGGCTGACCGCGGCCGGCCATGCGCTCGCCGACAAGCGGATCGTTACGGACGAGGTGACGGCGATTCGCGGAGCAATCGAGCCGTGGATCGCCGACGAGGGCGTCGACGTAATCGTCACTACCGGCGGCACCGGCTTTGCCCCGCGCGACGTGACTCCGGAGGCGGTGAAGCCGCTGTTCCGGCGCGAGATGGACGGCTTCTCGGTCGTGTTCCACCAGGCGAGCCTGGAGACGGTCGGCGTGGCGACTCTCCAGTCGCGGGCCTTCGCCGGGCAGGCGGGGGACACGTTCATCTTCTGCCTTCCGGGCTCGACCGGCGCCTGCCGCGACGGGTGGGACCGGGTGCTCGCCTTCGAGCTCGACAGCCGCCATCGTCCCTGCTCGCTGGCCGGGCAGATCCCACGGCTGCGGGACCACTGCGCATGA
- the phhA gene encoding phenylalanine 4-monooxygenase, whose product MSNPIEQKDAAAKHGVLASPVPPPEAAADWTVPQHWEELTAEDHWVWDTLYARQKTLLHNRAVHAFEEGLDVLSLSRPGVPNLDELNEKLGARTGWKVVAVPGLVPDDVFFRHLSERRFPAGNFIREAKQLDYLEEPDVFHDVFGHVPLLSNPAVGDFMQALGELGLQAIDRGALHRLARLYWYTVEFGLAREDGRLKIYGAGILSSFGESHYSLENPKPHRLTFDLKRVLRTRYRVDNFQQSYFVIDRFEDLLKLVERSDLPSLYEELATLPDIDPSVADPEERLAA is encoded by the coding sequence ATGAGCAACCCCATTGAACAAAAGGACGCAGCCGCCAAGCATGGCGTGCTCGCCTCCCCCGTGCCGCCGCCCGAGGCGGCTGCCGACTGGACCGTGCCCCAGCATTGGGAGGAGCTGACCGCCGAGGACCACTGGGTATGGGACACGCTCTACGCCCGGCAGAAGACGCTGCTCCACAATCGCGCGGTGCATGCGTTCGAGGAAGGGCTGGACGTCCTGTCGCTCTCGCGACCGGGTGTGCCGAACCTCGACGAGCTCAACGAGAAGCTCGGGGCGCGGACCGGCTGGAAGGTCGTCGCCGTGCCCGGGTTGGTGCCCGACGACGTGTTCTTCCGCCACCTTTCCGAACGCCGCTTCCCGGCCGGAAACTTCATCCGCGAAGCCAAGCAGCTCGACTATCTGGAGGAGCCGGACGTCTTCCATGACGTGTTCGGCCATGTTCCGCTGCTGTCGAACCCGGCGGTCGGCGACTTCATGCAGGCGCTCGGCGAGCTTGGCCTACAGGCGATCGATCGCGGCGCGCTGCACCGACTGGCGCGGCTCTACTGGTACACGGTGGAATTCGGGCTGGCGCGCGAGGACGGGCGACTGAAGATCTATGGCGCGGGAATTCTCTCCAGCTTCGGCGAGAGCCACTATTCGCTCGAAAACCCCAAGCCGCACCGGCTTACGTTCGACTTGAAGCGGGTGCTGCGAACGCGCTACCGGGTCGACAATTTCCAGCAGAGCTACTTCGTGATCGACCGCTTCGAGGACCTCCTCAAGCTCGTCGAGCGCAGCGATCTTCCGTCCCTCTACGAGGAACTGGCGACGCTGCCCGACATCGACCCGTCGGTGGCCGACCCAGAGGAGCGGCTCGCCGCATGA
- a CDS encoding molybdenum cofactor biosynthesis protein MoaE: MRRFTMDSGSTSSPRSAAADPRRRARLAHGAFDPAAELEALIAASDGAGAVVSFTGLTRGHAGAVGMLVLDHHPVLTECSLQDIAAEALARFDIGAAWVVHRCGAVPAGEPIVFAGAASRHRRAAFEAADYMMDRLKTDAVFWKREVGPAGERWIEPTAGDYDDRSRWNRDDAGN, encoded by the coding sequence ATGAGGCGCTTCACGATGGACAGCGGCTCGACATCCTCTCCCCGCTCAGCGGCGGCTGACCCGCGCCGCCGTGCGCGGCTCGCGCATGGCGCGTTCGACCCCGCGGCCGAGCTCGAGGCTCTGATCGCCGCCAGCGACGGCGCAGGGGCGGTGGTGAGTTTCACCGGGCTTACCCGGGGCCATGCGGGCGCAGTCGGCATGCTGGTCCTCGACCATCACCCGGTGCTGACCGAGTGTTCGCTGCAGGACATTGCCGCTGAAGCCCTCGCCCGGTTCGACATCGGCGCGGCGTGGGTGGTCCATCGCTGCGGCGCGGTCCCCGCGGGCGAGCCGATCGTCTTCGCCGGCGCCGCGAGCCGCCATCGCCGCGCGGCGTTCGAGGCGGCCGACTATATGATGGACCGGCTGAAGACCGACGCCGTGTTCTGGAAGCGCGAAGTGGGACCGGCCGGCGAGCGCTGGATCGAACCCACGGCCGGCGACTATGACGACCGCTCACGCTGGAACCGAGACGATGCCGGGAATTGA
- a CDS encoding NTP transferase domain-containing protein: MRAIILSAGRGSRLLPLTELMPKCLVPVGGRAILDHQLRALAEAGVERAVVVAGYRFDQVGAHLALHAPPLPVELRFNPFWAVSSSIGSVWAARDLLDEAFCLMNGDTTLDGELLGRAFAAAGRGVGLVVEPLAEPHSDDMLATVEGRKVTAVAKSLDPASATHRSLGVVVAGASSDYPIVLERVIAGTDGINAYHHDVVNALASQGEVEAIVEDSGSWQEIDRPEDIERWSARANRRE, translated from the coding sequence ATGCGCGCCATCATCCTCAGCGCCGGGCGCGGCTCGCGGCTGCTGCCGCTGACCGAGCTGATGCCCAAGTGCCTCGTCCCGGTGGGCGGCCGGGCGATCCTCGACCATCAACTGCGGGCGCTCGCCGAGGCCGGGGTCGAGCGGGCGGTGGTGGTCGCTGGCTACCGCTTCGATCAGGTCGGCGCGCACCTGGCCCTGCACGCCCCGCCATTGCCGGTCGAGCTTCGCTTCAATCCCTTCTGGGCGGTGTCGAGCAGCATCGGCAGCGTATGGGCGGCGCGCGACCTGCTGGACGAGGCATTCTGCCTGATGAACGGGGACACCACCCTCGATGGGGAGCTGCTCGGGCGCGCGTTCGCGGCGGCAGGTCGCGGCGTCGGCCTGGTGGTCGAGCCGCTCGCCGAGCCGCACTCCGATGACATGCTGGCGACGGTCGAAGGACGCAAGGTCACCGCGGTCGCCAAGTCGCTCGATCCGGCTTCGGCGACTCACCGCTCGCTGGGGGTCGTGGTCGCCGGGGCGAGCAGCGACTACCCGATCGTGCTGGAACGGGTGATCGCGGGCACCGACGGCATCAACGCCTACCACCACGACGTGGTCAACGCGCTCGCCAGCCAGGGCGAGGTGGAGGCGATCGTCGAGGACAGCGGGTCGTGGCAGGAAATCGACCGGCCCGAGGACATCGAGCGCTGGTCGGCCCGGGCGAACCGCCGCGAATGA
- a CDS encoding molybdopterin molybdotransferase MoeA, whose translation MIGFDEASAILAAVSERTPVETVPIAEAAGRVLAAALTAALDSPRSDVSAMDGYAVRSDDLSALPARLPVDLVSYPGGPGLPPLGPSQCARIFTGAPLPPGADRVIMQEDVEREGDVAVIAGPPGPSPHVRARASDFAAGTELLSAGTRLTPTAIVTAAAADAASLPVHGRPRMIILGTGDELAAPGTARERPRAIPESLSLGVAAMAERWGATCLAIRRLPDEPATLERAAAEALEETDIVVVTGGASVGEKDFAKAMFAPAGLELLFSKVAIKPGKPVWLGRARGRLVLGLPGNPSSAMVTARLFLVPLLLRLSGGDPAEGLRWRPVPLGAALPAGGAREEFVRAAWRDGAAEPLGDQVSGSQRPLANAELLLRRPAGCDATEAGSNVPALWFE comes from the coding sequence ATGATCGGGTTTGACGAGGCGAGCGCGATCCTTGCCGCCGTTTCCGAGCGAACGCCGGTTGAGACGGTGCCGATTGCCGAGGCCGCAGGGCGGGTGCTGGCGGCCGCGCTCACGGCGGCGCTCGACTCTCCGCGCAGCGACGTTTCGGCGATGGACGGCTATGCCGTTCGCTCGGACGACCTGTCCGCGCTTCCCGCACGGCTGCCGGTCGACCTGGTCAGCTATCCCGGCGGACCCGGTCTGCCTCCGCTCGGACCGAGTCAGTGCGCGCGGATCTTCACCGGGGCGCCGCTGCCGCCGGGCGCCGACCGGGTGATCATGCAGGAGGATGTCGAGCGCGAGGGAGATGTGGCGGTGATTGCCGGTCCACCCGGTCCCTCTCCGCACGTTCGAGCGCGAGCCTCCGACTTCGCTGCCGGGACCGAGCTGCTGAGCGCCGGTACCCGCCTCACTCCCACCGCGATCGTCACCGCCGCCGCTGCGGATGCGGCGAGCCTGCCGGTGCACGGACGACCGCGGATGATCATCCTCGGGACCGGCGACGAGCTGGCCGCGCCGGGCACCGCGCGCGAGCGGCCACGCGCGATCCCCGAAAGCCTGTCGCTCGGGGTCGCCGCCATGGCCGAGCGCTGGGGCGCGACCTGCCTCGCCATCCGTCGCCTTCCCGACGAGCCGGCGACCCTGGAGCGCGCCGCGGCCGAGGCGCTCGAAGAGACCGACATCGTCGTCGTGACCGGCGGCGCTTCGGTCGGCGAGAAGGACTTTGCCAAGGCGATGTTCGCGCCGGCAGGGCTCGAGCTCCTTTTTTCCAAGGTCGCGATCAAGCCGGGCAAGCCGGTTTGGCTTGGGCGAGCGCGCGGACGGCTCGTGCTCGGCCTGCCGGGCAATCCCAGTTCGGCGATGGTCACCGCCCGGCTGTTCCTCGTCCCGCTGCTGCTGCGGCTCTCAGGGGGGGACCCCGCGGAAGGCCTGCGCTGGCGGCCGGTCCCGCTCGGTGCCGCGCTGCCGGCGGGCGGCGCGCGCGAGGAATTCGTCCGCGCCGCCTGGCGGGACGGGGCGGCCGAACCGCTCGGCGACCAGGTCAGCGGCTCGCAGCGGCCACTCGCCAATGCCGAGCTTTTGCTCCGGCGACCCGCGGGCTGTGACGCCACGGAGGCGGGGTCGAACGTGCCGGCCCTCTGGTTCGAGTGA
- the moaC gene encoding cyclic pyranopterin monophosphate synthase MoaC gives MSRLTHIDAEGRARMVDVSGKPDTARVARAAATLLCEPATLAAVIEGRAPKGQVIATAELAGVMGAKRTSDLIPLCHPLALSKVVVTIEPDAALPGFRIAAEARTTGPTGVEMEALTAASVAALTLYDMLKALDRGMRVTDLRLLAKSGGRSGDWTAE, from the coding sequence ATGAGCCGGCTGACCCATATCGACGCCGAGGGCCGTGCGCGGATGGTCGACGTATCAGGCAAGCCGGACACGGCGCGAGTGGCGCGGGCCGCCGCGACCCTGCTGTGCGAGCCGGCGACGCTTGCCGCAGTGATCGAGGGGCGCGCACCCAAGGGGCAGGTGATCGCCACCGCCGAGCTGGCCGGCGTGATGGGCGCCAAGCGAACCAGCGATCTCATCCCGCTTTGCCACCCGCTGGCGCTCAGCAAAGTGGTGGTGACGATCGAGCCGGATGCGGCGCTGCCGGGTTTCCGGATCGCTGCCGAGGCGCGGACAACCGGGCCGACCGGGGTCGAAATGGAGGCGCTCACCGCCGCCTCGGTGGCGGCGCTGACGCTGTACGACATGCTAAAAGCGCTCGATCGCGGGATGCGGGTCACCGACCTCCGGCTGCTTGCCAAAAGCGGGGGTCGGTCGGGCGACTGGACCGCCGAATGA
- a CDS encoding shikimate dehydrogenase family protein, which yields MRFAEVIGDPVAQSLSPAIHRHWLEALGIDGDYRASRVSPDELPDWLAKRRADPDWLGCNATIPHKERVLALLDEVEPDAAAIGAVNCLYRRGDKLVGANSDVEGIAAALDDTKLEGERLALIGGGGAARAAIAYAARRRVAALAVVVRDPIKAQALRSIAPHLELTLLTVAEADEAFDGAAAIVNSTPLGMAGAAPMPPDLLAALGNHGGSATLFDMVYKPRATPFLALAKGSAERRVEGLVMLVGQARRAFHLFFGAEPPADDAALRDRLATLTGGSAG from the coding sequence ATGCGCTTCGCGGAGGTCATCGGCGACCCGGTCGCCCAGTCCCTGTCCCCGGCGATCCACCGCCACTGGCTCGAGGCGCTCGGGATTGACGGCGATTACCGGGCGAGCCGGGTGTCGCCCGACGAGCTGCCCGACTGGCTGGCGAAGCGGCGCGCCGATCCGGACTGGCTCGGCTGCAACGCGACCATCCCGCACAAGGAACGGGTGCTCGCGCTGCTCGACGAGGTCGAGCCCGATGCGGCGGCGATCGGAGCGGTCAATTGCCTCTACCGGCGGGGTGACAAGCTCGTCGGGGCCAACAGCGACGTCGAGGGAATCGCGGCGGCGCTCGACGACACGAAACTGGAGGGCGAGCGGCTGGCGCTGATCGGCGGTGGCGGGGCAGCCCGGGCAGCGATCGCCTATGCCGCGCGGCGCCGGGTCGCTGCGCTGGCGGTGGTGGTTCGGGATCCCATCAAGGCACAGGCGCTCCGCTCGATCGCACCGCATCTCGAGCTCACGCTGCTGACCGTCGCCGAGGCCGACGAGGCGTTCGACGGCGCGGCGGCGATCGTCAATTCGACCCCGCTCGGCATGGCGGGCGCGGCGCCGATGCCGCCCGACCTGCTCGCCGCGCTCGGCAATCATGGCGGCAGCGCGACACTGTTCGACATGGTCTACAAGCCTCGCGCCACGCCATTTCTCGCGCTGGCAAAGGGATCCGCCGAGCGGCGGGTGGAAGGGCTGGTCATGCTGGTCGGTCAGGCCCGCCGCGCCTTCCATCTCTTCTTCGGCGCCGAACCGCCGGCCGATGACGCCGCACTGCGTGACCGGCTCGCCACGCTCACCGGCGGTTCAGCCGGCTAG
- a CDS encoding MoaD/ThiS family protein, with protein MRLTLVFFGRLADVAGRELPFDSAARNVGGLRRELAGRFPGLAEDLLGSRVRICIADSLVSDDEALHDGQRLDILSPLSGG; from the coding sequence ATGAGGCTGACCCTTGTCTTCTTCGGCCGACTGGCCGACGTTGCCGGGCGCGAGCTGCCGTTCGACAGCGCGGCACGGAACGTCGGCGGATTGCGAAGGGAGCTGGCCGGACGCTTCCCCGGGCTTGCCGAGGATCTCCTGGGCAGTCGCGTCCGGATCTGCATTGCCGACTCGCTCGTCAGCGACGATGAGGCGCTTCACGATGGACAGCGGCTCGACATCCTCTCCCCGCTCAGCGGCGGCTGA
- a CDS encoding PLP-dependent transferase: protein MSSPRDPATVVAGARPDRSDGGVVPPLWISDTYRWASPDEKPDYDYSRTVNANRTLLIEALAELEGAAGGVVTGSGQSAALLALLRLPAGARVIAPHDCYGGTYRLLDGLQKQGKLVAHFVDQGDAAAVDAAMAEQVDLLWIETPSNPLMRVVDIVALAARAKAAGALTVADNTLPTPLRQRPLELGCDLVMHSTTKALNGHSDLFGGALLAKDAALAEELAWWSNAAGLNASAFDASQILRGLRTLPLRVDRQEETAMRLAAWLAQQPAVERVHYPGLADYSGHALAVRQQRGPGFLMSFELRDAGAASRFLGGLRLVTLASSLGGFATLICQPSTMTHRGMPPEAQAAAGIRPDLLRLSVGLEAAEDLQADFERGFAALA, encoded by the coding sequence TTGAGCAGCCCGCGCGACCCCGCGACGGTGGTCGCCGGCGCACGCCCGGACCGCAGCGACGGTGGCGTCGTGCCGCCGCTGTGGATTTCGGACACCTACCGCTGGGCATCGCCGGACGAAAAGCCGGACTATGACTATTCGCGGACGGTGAACGCCAACCGCACATTGCTGATCGAGGCGCTTGCGGAGCTGGAGGGTGCAGCCGGCGGAGTGGTGACGGGGAGCGGCCAGTCCGCCGCACTGTTGGCGCTGCTGCGGTTGCCGGCGGGTGCGCGGGTGATTGCCCCGCATGACTGCTACGGCGGGACTTACCGGCTGCTCGATGGTCTGCAGAAGCAGGGCAAGCTCGTTGCCCACTTCGTCGACCAGGGCGACGCGGCAGCGGTGGACGCGGCAATGGCGGAGCAGGTCGACCTGCTGTGGATCGAAACCCCGAGCAATCCACTGATGCGGGTCGTCGATATTGTTGCCTTGGCAGCTCGGGCGAAGGCGGCCGGCGCGCTGACGGTCGCGGACAACACCCTGCCAACGCCCTTGCGCCAGCGACCGCTCGAGCTGGGCTGCGACCTCGTCATGCATTCGACGACGAAGGCGCTCAACGGGCACAGCGACCTGTTTGGCGGCGCGCTGCTGGCGAAGGATGCGGCGTTGGCCGAAGAACTCGCTTGGTGGAGCAACGCGGCGGGTCTGAACGCCTCGGCGTTCGACGCGTCGCAGATCCTGCGTGGGCTGCGGACGCTCCCGTTGCGAGTGGACCGGCAGGAGGAGACCGCAATGCGCCTCGCCGCCTGGCTGGCGCAGCAGCCGGCGGTCGAGCGGGTCCATTATCCGGGCCTTGCCGATTATTCCGGCCATGCGCTGGCGGTCCGCCAGCAGCGCGGGCCGGGCTTCCTGATGAGCTTCGAACTGCGGGATGCCGGCGCCGCGTCCCGCTTCCTCGGCGGACTGAGGCTGGTCACCCTCGCCTCGTCGCTCGGCGGCTTCGCGACGCTGATCTGCCAGCCGTCCACCATGACCCACCGCGGCATGCCGCCAGAAGCGCAGGCGGCGGCGGGGATCCGACCCGACCTGCTCCGCCTGTCGGTCGGGCTGGAGGCGGCCGAGGACCTGCAGGCAGACTTCGAGCGCGGTTTCGCGGCGCTGGCATGA
- the aroB gene encoding 3-dehydroquinate synthase, with protein sequence MKTIPVELGDRAYEVRIGDGLLGRAAEQLAPFARGGRLIVVSDETVWAAQGDALRTGAEGLALEPVLVPAGEESKGWAGLALVCDRLLALGIERKDHLVAFGGGVIGDLAGFASSVVNRGCGFVQVPTTLLAQVDSSVGGKTGINVAAGKNLVGAFHQPSLVLIDPEVLASLDPRQVRAGYAEIAKYALIEDAELFGWLEVDAPAVLAGDPEARRRAIAAAVAGKARIVAEDERETSGRRALLNLGHTFGHALEAETGYSDRLLHGEAVALGTVLAFAYSASRGLCPAVDAERVQAHFEAVGLPTRLSEVGLDAMGARLAGHMRLDKKREAGRVAFILAHGVGQAFVDKGVELDEVAAFLDGAR encoded by the coding sequence ATCAAGACCATCCCCGTCGAGCTCGGCGATCGCGCCTACGAGGTGCGGATCGGCGACGGGCTGCTCGGACGCGCCGCCGAGCAGCTAGCCCCTTTCGCGCGCGGCGGGCGGCTGATCGTCGTCAGCGACGAGACGGTGTGGGCGGCGCAGGGGGACGCGCTTCGGACCGGCGCCGAGGGGCTGGCACTCGAGCCGGTGCTGGTGCCCGCGGGCGAGGAGAGCAAGGGCTGGGCGGGGCTGGCGTTGGTCTGCGACCGGCTGCTCGCGCTGGGGATTGAGCGGAAGGACCATCTCGTGGCGTTCGGCGGCGGCGTGATCGGCGACCTCGCCGGCTTCGCCAGCTCGGTAGTCAATCGGGGTTGCGGCTTCGTGCAGGTGCCGACCACCCTGCTGGCGCAGGTCGACAGCTCGGTCGGCGGCAAGACCGGGATCAATGTCGCGGCAGGAAAGAATCTGGTCGGCGCCTTCCACCAGCCGAGCCTGGTACTGATCGACCCCGAGGTCCTCGCATCGCTCGACCCGCGGCAGGTCCGCGCCGGCTATGCCGAGATCGCCAAATATGCGCTGATCGAGGATGCCGAGCTGTTCGGCTGGCTCGAAGTCGATGCGCCGGCGGTGCTGGCAGGCGACCCGGAAGCACGGCGGCGGGCGATCGCCGCGGCGGTCGCGGGCAAGGCGCGGATCGTCGCCGAGGACGAGCGCGAGACCAGCGGCCGGCGGGCGCTGCTCAACCTCGGCCATACTTTCGGTCACGCGCTGGAGGCGGAGACCGGCTATTCCGACCGGCTGCTCCACGGCGAGGCGGTGGCGCTGGGAACGGTGCTGGCGTTCGCCTACTCGGCGTCTCGTGGGCTCTGCCCGGCGGTCGATGCCGAGCGGGTGCAGGCGCACTTCGAGGCGGTCGGCCTGCCCACCCGCCTGTCGGAGGTTGGACTCGATGCAATGGGCGCGCGGCTCGCCGGGCACATGCGACTCGACAAGAAGCGTGAAGCCGGGCGGGTCGCCTTCATCCTTGCCCATGGAGTCGGCCAGGCGTTCGTCGACAAGGGCGTCGAGCTGGACGAGGTGGCCGCCTTCCTCGACGGGGCGCGCTGA
- a CDS encoding GntR family transcriptional regulator, with protein sequence MDSRVAQRIRELIVEGVLPPGSRVAEASIAERLGVSRTPVRNALPALATEGLLEPAGKRGYAVRAFTTEDSFKATEIRCVLEGYAARELASRPDRTLIVSQLREVLKEGDAIFAKGHVVKDDEEAYARMNGRFHDLINEGARDTLLGELIQRVYSVPFVAPNVVAFNRVPLDEIFPILVSGHHQHHAIVDAIESGQADLAETLMRGHSKPAARSLGLEGGSASVKE encoded by the coding sequence GTGGACAGCCGCGTAGCGCAGCGCATCCGCGAACTGATTGTCGAGGGCGTCCTGCCGCCGGGCAGCCGGGTGGCGGAAGCCTCGATCGCCGAGCGGCTCGGAGTCTCGCGCACGCCGGTCCGCAACGCGCTTCCGGCGCTCGCCACCGAGGGGCTGCTCGAGCCCGCGGGCAAGCGCGGCTATGCCGTTCGCGCCTTCACCACCGAGGACAGCTTCAAGGCCACAGAGATCCGCTGTGTGCTGGAAGGCTATGCCGCGCGCGAGCTGGCGTCGAGGCCGGACCGAACGCTCATCGTCTCTCAGCTCCGGGAAGTGCTGAAGGAAGGCGATGCGATCTTCGCCAAGGGCCATGTCGTCAAGGACGACGAAGAGGCCTACGCGCGAATGAACGGCCGTTTCCACGACCTCATCAACGAGGGCGCGCGGGATACATTGCTGGGCGAGCTGATCCAGCGGGTCTACTCGGTCCCGTTCGTCGCGCCCAACGTCGTCGCCTTCAACCGGGTGCCGCTGGACGAGATCTTCCCGATCCTCGTGTCGGGCCATCACCAGCATCACGCGATCGTCGATGCGATCGAATCCGGACAGGCCGACCTTGCCGAGACGCTGATGCGCGGACACAGCAAGCCAGCAGCGCGGAGCCTGGGGCTGGAAGGTGGGTCCGCTTCGGTCAAGGAATGA